A stretch of the Capsicum annuum cultivar UCD-10X-F1 chromosome 8, UCD10Xv1.1, whole genome shotgun sequence genome encodes the following:
- the LOC107840527 gene encoding probable alkaline/neutral invertase B, whose translation MSTHSGYISNNDDSIRNIDSFNSVAELEDIDFSRLPRPRNLNIERQGSYDERSYTDTQLGFSPHPPSRAENFFRALEHFDSILSPSKRSEFTTPRSPFGQGPHPMIAEAWDSLRRTLVYFRGQPVGTIAALDNSDEKLNYDQVFVRDFVPSALAFLMNREPEIVKNFILKTLRLQSWEKKIDRFQLGEGVMPASFKVLHDPVRNTETVIADFGESAIGRVAPIDSGFWWIILLRAYTKSTGDTSLSEMPECQKGMRLILSLCLSEGFDTFPTLLCADGCSMIDRRMGVYGYPIEIQALFFMALRCALLLLKPDAEGKEFIERIVKRLHALSYHMRNYFWLDLKQLNDIYRYKTEEYSHTAVNKFNVMPDSLPEWVFDFMPISGGYFLGNVGPSNMDFRWFCLGNCIAILSSLATPEQATKIMDLIESRWHELVGEMPLKVCYPAIEGHEWRIVTGCDPKNTRWSYHNGGSWPVLLWLLTAACIKTGRPQIARRAIELAEQRLSKDGWPEYYDGKLGRFIGKQARKYQTWSIAGYLVAKMMLEDPSHLGMVSLEEDKQLKPVLKRSASF comes from the exons ATGTCAACGCATTCGGGGTATATATCTAACAATGATGATAGTATAAGAAATATTGACTCATTTAATAGTGTAGCGGAACTGGAAGACATTGATTTCTCGAGATTACCTAGGCCAAGAAACTTGAACATTGAGAGGCAGGGTTCATATGATGAGAGGTCCTATACTGATACTCAACTGGGGTTCTCTCCCCACCCTCCTTCTAGAGCTGAAAATTTCTTCCGTGCTTTGGAGCATTTTGATAGTATACTTTCTCCATCAAAAAGATCTGAGTTCACTACTCCCAGATCACCTTTTGGGCAAGGGCCACATCCTATGATTGCCGAGGCTTGGGATTCTTTAAGGCGTACCTTGGTGTACTTTCGTGGACAACCTGTTGGGACAATTGCTGCACTAGATAATTCAGATGAAAAGCTTAACTATGATCAG GTGTTTGTCAGAGACTTTGTTCCAAGTGCGCTGGCTTTTCTAATGAACAGGGAACCCGAAATAGTAAAGAATTTCATCTTGAAAACTCTCCGTCTTCAATCGTGGGAGAAAAAGATAGATCGATTCCAATTGGGAGAGGGTGTAATGCCAGCTAGTTTCAAGGTACTCCATGATCCAGTTAGAAATACCGAGACAGTAATTGCAGATTTTGGTGAGAGTGCGATTGGAAGAGTGGCTCCTATTGATTCTGGATTTTGGTGGATTATATTACTTCGTGCATACACAAAGTCTACAGGGGACACCTCCTTGTCTGAGATGCCTGAATGCCAGAAGGGTATGCGACTGATACTCAGTTTATGCCTTTCAGAGGGGTTTGACACATTTCCAACTCTTCTTTGTGCTGATGGGTGCTCTATGATAGATCGGAGAATG GGTGTGTATGGGTACCCAATAGAAATTCAGGCCCTGTTCTTCATGGCTTTAAGATGTGCTCTTCTTTTGCTCAAGCCTGATGCTGAAGGGAAGGAGTTCATAGAACGCATTGTGAAGAGACTGCATGCCTTGAGCTACCACATGAGAAATTATTTTTGGCTTGATTTAAAGCAACTTAATGACATATACCGATATAAAACAGAAGAATATTCCCACACAGCTGTCAACAAGTTTAATGTCATGCCCGATTCTCTTCCAGAATGGGTTTTTGATTTCATGCCAATTTCTGGTGGCTATTTCCTTGGAAATGTTGGTCCTTCAAACATGGATTTCCGTTGGTTCTGCTTGGGCAACTGTATTGCAATTTTATCAAGCTTAGCAACCCCGGAACAGGCAACCAAGATCATGGATCTTATCGAGTCACGTTGGCATGAATTGGTAGGAGAGATGCCTTTGAAAGTTTGTTATCCGGCTATAGAGGGTCATGAGTGGCGGATTGTAACAGGATGCGACCCGAAAAACACTAGATGGAGCTACCACAATGGGGGATCATGGCCAG TGCTTCTATGGCTCCTCACAGCAGCATGTATCAAGACGGGGAGGCCCCAGATTGCAAGGCGTGCCATTGAGCTTGCTGAACAGCGGTTGTCCAAGGATGGATGGCCTGAATATTATGATGGAAAACTTGGTCGATTCATTGGCAAGCAAGCTCGTAAATACCAAACGTGGTCAATTGCTGGTTATTTGGTGGCAAAGATGATGCTTGAAGACCCATCCCATTTGGGAATGGTTTCACTCGAGGAAGATAAGCAGCTGAAACCTGTCTTGAAACGATCAGCTTCATTTTGA